The region GTCTGTGAAAGAAGTGTTTTGTACAACTCGGATTCCAAAACACAACGTTCGGTACACCAACGAACGGAAAGGGGGAAGAAACTATGTTCGGACCACATCTAATTCTTGAAGCCTATGGCTGCCCGAAAGACCTTTTGGCAGACCTAGGATTAGTTAGCCAGGCACTAGATGCGTATCCTGCGCAACTAGATATGACGAAAATCATGCCACCATACGTGTTCCGCTATCAGGGCACAGTAGAGGATGATTGGGGAGTAAGCGGAGTAGTGCTCATCGCTGAGTCACACATCTCCATCCACACCTTTCCTGAAAAAGGCTTCGTCACGCTAGACATCTTCTCCTGCAGAGAGTTTGATGTCCAGGCTGCGATCGATTACTTCAGTAGCGTATTCAAACCAGAAAGCTACGAGAAGCAACTGCTCATGCGCGGCCGCGAGTTCCCTCGCAGTCTCGGCAGAGCCGGTATCGCAGTGGAGTCTGAGCGTTTGCGTGTAGCTGCTGCAGCTGTCTAAAACGAATCCAGACATTGAAAAAGGCGCGGCGAAAGCTGCGCCTTTTGTTTTGATTAAGCCGCAGCTACCGTTTGTCGCCAACAATAAAGCGCGACGCTCGCCCCTATTCAAATGCACCATATGCAATATCATCCATACTTATTCGGCATGACCATAAAGTGGTGCCAGTCACATCATACAATCCTCCAGGCGCGCCTCAGCCGTAGCGAATTCGAAACATGAACGTGCCTCACTCCACAGCATGGCAAGGGCAATGCCACTCTGCAAATTTGACAGCCGACTCGTTTGCTCTTATCGAAAACTGGGGACCAGCTTGTAAGCAATTGTCAGCTCTTTCTCAAGGGAAAACACCATACAATTTAAAGAGGTCGGGACACACGGAGAAAGATTGGCTGAGATTTTTATACGGTTGTCAGGCACTATTTGGCGTACGCTTACGTCAGAGTCAACGTGGTAAAAGTTGCCCATTAAGGGGTAGATTGTAAGCAGGGAGAGAGAGTAATCAGGAATGAAGGTTCCGAATATTCCGATTAAAGGCGAAGTCGTGGTTTCCAGTGTTCCGGAAGAGCGCACGGTCGAGTTCCCAGCGAACAGGTCCCTGGGCGAGCTCTATATACTAGACAAGGAAGGCAAGACACAGTTTCACGGCGATGCCGTGGGGCCGGTCAAAGTGCCCGGGGGCGCAGTCTTATCGCTCTACTACAGCTTCGATCCCATCTACGGATGCGCACTTTTATCAGACGTTAAACCAGACGGGCTTCATAGCCTCTCTTTTCTAGGCAGCGATATCGGCGACGCCGAGCTCAGCCACGTCGGACGTTTGACAGGACTGAAGGAGCTGGACGTAAGTTGCACCCAGGTCGGCGATGAGGGCATGGTCCATCTAAAAAACCTGACAGAGCTTACAAAATTGAACCTGTCGTCCACACAGGTGACAACAGAAGGTATCGCGACAATCTCAACCATGCCCAAACTCAAAGAGCTGGTCCTGGATGACACTGAAATAGGCGATGAAGCCCTCAACCACATCAAAAATCTTGCCGAACTGCAAATACTGAGCCTTTCCTTTACAGATGTGAGCGATAAAGGTCTGAGCAAGCTCAAAGAGATGAAGAATCTGGAAAAATTGCGCCTCAATTGCACAGACATAGGTGATGACGGTCTGGGCTTTATCGGTAAGCTGACAAACTTGAAAGAGCTCTGGCTGCGCAGCACTCAGGTTAGCTACCCTGGTCTGGTAGAACTGACCAAATGGCTGCCCAACTGCGAAATTATCATCTAAAGACGGCTATTTGGCGCCAGAATTCGGCGATAGACTTCGGCATCTACGTTGCCGCCGCTGGCAATACAACAAACAGTCTGATCGGCAAACCAATCCTTCTTTGATAGCAAAGCTGCGACGGCAAGAGCGCCTGTCGGCTCCACTTTCAAATTGGCAGCGGTGAACAAAATTCGCACGGCATCTTCAATTGCTGCCTCATCGACTTCGATTATAGTGCGCAGACCGGATTGTAAAATCGGCCAATTGTTCAAACCAACGCTCAATGTTCGCGCACCATCAGCGATGCTCTGGGGCTCGCTTTCATTTCTTATAATTTCACCTTTCTGCAGGGAGCGAGACGCATCATTTGCCATTTGCGGCTCGGCGCCAAAAACTGGTGTATGGTCATGATGTCGCTGCAAAGCACGGATTATGCCCGATGCCAACCCGCCACCACCGACGGGGACAATGACAGCGTCAAACTTATGACCGGATTCTACAAGCTCTTCACCTAACGATGAGTTGCCATCAATAACCAGCTGGTCATCGTAAGCTGAAACGACCTGAGCATCAGGGTGTTCGAGGGCTAACTGCGTGACACGCTCAGCTCTGCTAATTCTGGTTGTGTCGACGATGTCGACAACGCCGCCATAACTGGCAACTGCATCTATTTTGACTTGTGCTGATGTGCCAGGCATGACCACCGTGCACTTCTTTCCCAACAACTGGCAAGCACAAGCTAGAGCCTGACCAAAATTACCTGATGAAGCGGCAATCAAATGCGGCGCTTCCGTTTGCTGAGCGACATTGTATGCAGCTCGAAATTTAAAACTGCCTGTGTGCTGGAAAGTTTCCGAAGCAATGACTACGTTTGCACCGGCCAAACGAGACAAATTACGCGACTGAACAAATGTAGTTGGTCGCACTGCACGTCGCAGAACCTCAACGAAGTTAAAGGTTTGAGACATGCGGTCCCAGCCTAGTGTGTTACGTCAGACTCGCGTGGTGCTTTGCCGGCCGTTTCAAGACTCGACGACGAACCTTTCTTGTGAAATACGTTCAGCTTGCCGAACGTTCCGAAGGTTTTGCCAACCAGACCTGGTTCTTTGTTGCTGCTCTGCAGCTTTGGCTCGGGCTTCAAGCCGTGTGCCTCAGGCTTGACCTGTGCCGGCTGCGGTGGCGTTCCGTCCAGTAATTCGCTGTTTCCAGCTGGTTTCAAGTCTTCTTGCTTGGCAGCAGGTTTGCTGGCCACGGCTTTTGGAGCGACCAATTTGTCTGATTTACCGCCTCCCGTAAAAGGCAATTTATCAGCCACGGCATGCGTTCCGTCTTTCACCGTGTCTCCGGCAGCTTTGGCGCCCTGAGCAACTTTGCTGCCCATCTTCTTCGTGCTTGTGCCGATCGCGCGTGCACCCTTTATAAAGAAATTGCCCGACGCCTTAGCACCACTGGCGATACCATCGCCAACTGCTTTGGTACCTTTTTTCATGGAATCGCCAGCAGCCTTGGTGCCACTTGCAATACCGGAACCGGCGGACTTGAATTTATCGTTCACCCCTGACAACAGTCCATCACCATCGCCAGAAGGAGCAGCTTTTACTTTTGTTGGTTTCTTAGCCTGCTGGGCGGGTGCTTCGCCCGACTCGAACCCCGGCATTGTCACGAAGGTTGTGGTCGATTGCACTTCCTCCTGCGCCTCTCCGCCGAGCGAAGCGTCTGAGCGTGGAGCCTTACTGGGCTTGCTTTGAACCGGGGCAATGTAATTATTGGGATCTAGTGCGGAACCGGGCGTTCCGAGATTATTAGCCAGTGCGGCGGTGCTTGTTGCCGCGATGATGCAGGCAATGGCAACTGGCGCGGACTGCTTTTTAGCTCTCATCAGCTTCATTTTCTCCCTTCTAACCCGTGTGGGCACAAACTTTGTGTTGTTATAGCACATACGCGGAAGTGGTCATGAGCCCCAAAACCATCCAAGAGCGCGGCTCTATGGGTGTTTACAAGGACAACTGAGCATTGTTAAAGGCAGTCAATATACCGTTCAAATGTTTATAATGTCCACATACAATAATATTCGGGCAATACAAGGAACAAAATCACAATGCATCCAGCCGATTTTCAGACGTCTGCCGTGCTTTTCATTGCAATCGTGCTCGGTTATCTAGTCCTCAGCCTTTTCGTACTGGGCGGCAAAAAAGTTTACTTTGAGCCCTTCGTCGAGAAAGACGAGCCCACACCGGCCAAAGATTCAACTCAAGCCAGCGCTTCCACCCCGCCGACCCTCTAAAGGATCGGACTTGAGACAGAGCTTTTGGACCAACAGGTTCAGGGCGCCGGTTCGACAGGTGGGTGCTCACGCAACTTTACAATCTCAACCGAGCACGGGGCGTGAGCAACGATCGCTTCCGACACACTGCCAAGCAAGAATTTGGTGAAACCCCGTCGACCGTGTGAGCCAACTACAATCAAATCAGCGGGCCATGACTTGGCGATTTCTAAAATCCGGTCTTTGATATAGCCCTCGACCACTTCCACGCTGACGGCGTCAGCACCGAATTTTTCAGTCAACTGGTGAGCACTGCTGTCAATCAGGTTCTTTGCCGAAGCCATTTGCTCAGCCTGCACCTCAACGGCCAGAGGCACATATGCTGTCTGCCAGCCGGCATATTCCGGGTGAAATGGCTCAACCACAGTTAGAACTTTGAAGGCGCTACCGTCAGGCCAGGGACGCTCGAGTACTGCATCCAACGCCGCTTTCGAGTAGGGCGAACCATCGACTGCGAGCAGAATATTCATAGACTCGTTCTCTCAACATGTTGCACGCTATAAGATGATTGCATTATCCAACTTTGAGCGACAATGTAAACCGCAGCAGCAAATTTTATTGACGCGTCTTCTGAACTCAGATAGCATGTTGATACAATTTGGCACTGCAATAAAGAAACGAAATGCGCACCAACTTTTTTTATTACTGGTTTAGAGAGGTTCACCTGGCGTGAGTTAGACCTTTCTTGGTCCTCCAGGTGAACCGCAGAAAATCTGCGGTTCTTTTTTTTAGCAAAACAAACTTGAGCAAGCAAATGCAAACGACTAATTGGTACTACAGCTTTTATTTCTTCACCAGCAGGATATTTTCCGGGCGGGAGTAACAAGCATATTTGTTTCAACCGATTTACCACCAGCCCGGAACCCAGTGAGGTCCCGGGCTGTAGCACTTTTAAAGGAGTTTTCGAAATGGACGCAAAATTGGCAAGCAAGAAAAACGGCGATGATACGACAATCATCAAGATAGGCAACGCCCACTGCGGCGGCAAAGATTTGATGATTATCGGAGGTCCTTGCACCGTCGAGAGCGCTCAGCAGATGGAGCAAGTGGCATGCAAGCTGAAGACAGCGCCGGTACAAGCCTTGCGTGGCGGCGTCTACAAACCGAGAACATCGCCATACGCATTTCAGGGTATGGGCATGGATGGATTGAAAATCCTCAACGACGTGCGAGAGCGACACCAGGTGCCAGTCGTCACCGAAGTTATGTCAATCGAACAAATTGAAGCCGTCTGCGCACACGCCGACATGCTGCAAATTGGCAGCCGCAACATGCAAAACTTCGAGCTTCTCAAAGCCCTGGGTAAAGTTCAGACTCCAGTGCTTCTTAAGCGTGGCTTGAGCGCAACAATTGAAGAATTTCTCATGGCGGCGGAATACATTCTCGCTTGTGGAAATCCCAATGTAATTATGTGTGAACGAGGCATTCGCAGTTTCGACACATTCACCCGCAACGTCCTGGATCTGGGCGCAGTTGTGGCTTTAAAGCAACTGACACATCTTCCTGTAATCGTTGATCCCAGCCACGCGGCAGGGAAACGAGAGCTGGTAGCCGATCTAGCCCGCGCTGCCATTGCCTGCGGTGCTGACGGACTGATCATCGAATCTCATCCTGAACCAGAGAAGTCGGTCTCGGATGCAAGACAGGCTCTGTCTTTACAGGACATGGTCGACTTGACGACGAGCTTGCGACCAATTGCCGAAGCAGTGGGACGCCGAGTCATTAACGCAGACAGAAGACAATTCTCGATCGTGAATTCTTCCGACAAGCATGTTAAAGTCTCATTCGAAAAAGATAAGTCAGGCAGCCTGCTGCGCAGACTATCGTAGGATTCACTGATTCCCGACTCTTTGGCTTTGCCGGAAGTAATCTGATGCGACGACCGAAAGCGCCTTCGTCAAATAGCTCCAACGTGCGAGCTCAGACTCGCCTGGGCGAAATTCGGACCCGCATTGATGAACTAGATAGCCAGATAGCCGCAATGTTAAACGAGCGCTTAAAGTTAGCCGGCGAGTTGACCGAGGTGAAAGCCCAACTGGGAATGGCAATTAAAGATCGCTCTCGTGAAGAGCAGGTGCTCGACCGAGTTTCAAAAATCGGTGAAACAGAGCAAATGCGCAACGCGATTCGTAACACGTATGAACGATTGTTCGAATTAAGCCGGCAGATCCAACAAGAAAATGCCATCGACCCGCAAGTAACTACTTACTTCCCCCAGGTCACCATATTCGGTATCGGACTGATTGGCGGTGCCTTGGCTCGATTAATCAAGAGAAGACTGCCCGACACCAAGATAATTGGAGTCGACAGAGATGATGTTCTTGCCGATGCACTTGAACAAGGATTGATAGATAAAGGCGTCGAAGACCAGAAAACTGCACTGCAGCGCTCCAGCCTGATCATTCTGGCAGCCTCTCCAAGCCAGAATATTGAATTATTGAAAGAGATTGCGCCCCTTCTCTCGAAGAGAAAGCTCGTCATCGATGTGACCTCGAGCAAAAGACAGATAGTCGAGCTGGCCGAAAATCTAAATCTTAAAGGAGCAGATTTCATCGGCGGACACCCGCTTTTCGGCAGCGAAAGAAGCGGACTGAAAGCAGCGTTAGACCTGAGTGTAGAGGGAAGTACATTCTGCGTTGTGCCCGGTGAAAAGTCGTCTGAAATTTCAGTGCGGCGCTTGATTCGCTGGCTGACGACTTTGAGTTTCCACGTAGAGGTAGTTGGTTCCTGCGAGCATGATGCAGTGCTGGCACGCACCAGCCATCTGATTCAGCTTGTGGCAGTGCTGATAGGATCGCAAATTGCCAGAGATATTCCAGATAACGAATTAGCAAAATTCGCCAGACTTTCCGGCCCTGGTCTTCGCCAGTTTTCGCGCCTGATGAAGAGCCCTCCCACCATGTGGCGAGAAATAGTAGCTCAGAACAAAACCGATATCGTCGATGCCCTGACTGATTTGCAGAAAGGTATCGACGATTTGCTTTCCGCATTGAAAACTGATGAAGTGTGCCTGGACACACTATTTCAAACCGCGAGTCGGCTGCCCAGAGTGCTTGACGCTTAAATTGCTGAAGCTTGAATTGCTGAAGCTTGAATTGCCGAAGCTTTAATTGCCGAGGCCTGAATTGCTGCAGCCTTAATTGAGCCCGGCATTTTATCGCTCGTCGCGAGTGCGTTCCAAACCTTTCAAACGATTCTGCAGTTGGCGCGACGCCATCAGGGTCGGAGAAAGCCACCAGATAGCCAACACAATCAACAGCAAGAATGTACCTGCTGCCATTCCGTACAACCAGGTCGGCACTTTATCAGCCACTGCATGGGAGTTATTGTTACTCAATGACGACATGGGAGGCGCAGAACCGACACTGGAAGGGATGGCACTGCTTGCAATGCTGGTGGCATTGCCGCTACCCGCCCCGCTTGCGCTGGTGCTTGAAGAATTAGAACCGCTCGCATCGTTAGAATTATTCGCGGCACTGGAACTGTCTGGGATGCTTTCGACAGTGCTAGCAGGTTGATGCTCAACGGCAGCTTCGTCTGGCTTTTGAACAGCAGCTGGTTTAGTGACAGGGTCAGTCGAACCAACTGCGCTGCTCATCGGAACAGAAGCAACCGATTTCGGCGCCTGCGTCAGGTCCTCAGCTTGGGTCATTGCCGCCGGCTTCGGTGGTGCCGCTTTAGCCTGCGCCTGCTTTACCGGTGCCTGCTTTACCGGTGCCGGCTTTGGTTCCACGACAGGTGCTACGGCAGTAGCAACTACAGCCGCCTTCGGTTCAGGCTTCGGCTTCACCGCAGCCTGCGCAGGCGGCTTGGTTTTGCCGGCGTCGGCCACAGCCGGTTTTGCTTTTGCAGTCTCAGTTGCCGGTTTAGCTATCGGCTTAGCGACATCAACAACTACTTTCGGCTTAGTTTCAACTTTTGCCTTTGCTGCCGCTACCGAAGGCTTCTTCGCCTTGTTTTTTGCGGCAGCAGTTACCTTTCCAGCAGCAGCAGCAGCGGCGGCGGCTTCAGCCTGAGCCTTCGCTTTCGCCTCGTTTGCAGCAATCTGAGCCGCACGCTTGGCGGCGTTCTCTTCCTGCATCTTGGCGCGGGCTGCATTCTCAGCATTTCTAGCCGCAGTTTCAGCAGCTTTGGCAGCCGCTAACTCTCTCTCTTTAGCAGCTTTCGTAGCCGCACTGGAAGGTGCAACAAATTCTTCGTTCTTGCCTTTTTTGGACTTGCCGCCCTTAGTAAGTTTCTTCAGTGCCGCAGCCCGTCCGGCGATAGCAGGCCCATAGTTTGGATTGAGCCGCAAAGCCTTTTCATAGAACATGACAGCAGTGTCGTAACACCCCTGCCTGGCGAGCGAGTTGGCAATATCCGCTTCGTCTGAAGCAGGACTTGCCCAGGCGCTGCAAGGAGCCAGGGTGACAAGAGTAAGAGCTAGTAATGGAAAAGCCTTCAAGGGTGCCTCGTTAGAACCCTATTTCTCATTATTACACCAGTGGGAAAAACAAGCTCATGTTTCGCTTGTACTACCCACATCCTTCGTGCCCATTCCTGTTCGAAACCACGCGCCCATGCCGAGAAAAGACAATAACATTATGAGTCGGATGCCAATCCGAGGCAAAATTCCAAGTGGCGGAATGAGGAGCAACAAGGAAAGCAAAAAGCTGCCAAGCAGGGGCGCTGCTAACCGCTCGAACCACTGCCGCTTAATGGGAGCCGCTTGCTTGCGACTGAAAACAGAAAGTATGGTCTGACCGACTAATGTCGAGCTGATAGCCACTCCAATCAGCACAAATAATTCCAATGCCGCCAGAGAAACAATTGCCAGTGGCAATCCTATCTCACTGGCGAAGAGTGCCCGAGCTAAGGTAACAAATAAGAGGCAAGCGACGATTCCGCTCCACAAACTTCTCCAGTAATGGGTGGCGTAGTACCGCCGCGCTACATCCATGCGCGATGGCATCACCTCAGAGGCGACAATACTTATGAAAAGCAAGAACAAAAAGGAGAGCACCGGTGGCAGTGGCTTATTGGCCCACATGCGAAAGTAAAGGAGGGGACGGCGCCGCAAATCGTTCTTCGGAAAGTCGGCTTGCAGCTGCCCGTTCAAGCCATAACGAGACGATTCATCAGAATCTTCGACTTGCTCAGGAACTGTTGCCGCAATCCTGTCTGAGGCATAGTCTGGAGAACCCAAGTCAGAAGAAGCACGATCAGGTGGAGAAAGACTGCGAGAATCCGTCACACTGATGGGATCAGCCGGCTTAGAAGCTAAAACCGGAGTCAAGCAGAAGAAACATACAAGCAGTGCCAGAGAGCCGAGACAGGCTACTGCAGAAGTTCGCTTGCCGTAAAAGCAACTTTCAATTTTGCTTCTGAAGACTGGCATTATTTCTCGCATTCACCTCTAGAAGATACTTGAAGCCAAACAACAAAACGAAGCCAACCAGCCAGGACAATGCACCATTTATGGTATCAAAAGAATCAAGTGAGAAAACAAAGAGCGAGGCGGCTATAACTACGCAGCTCAAGACAAGAGAGCGCAAAGAGAGGGCATTACTGAGCGAAGTCTCCTGTACATCAGTCATAATGCGCTGCGTCAGCGATTCCGGCACATCATAGAGCATCATATTCTTGGCCGCTTCGGTAATCGTATTTACCTGCTCGCGCCAAGTTTCACATTGCGAGCAGTTGCGAATGTGCTGCTCGGCGGCAAGCAACTGTTCGGCGGTAAAAGCAGCCGTATCGTCGACCGTTTGCCTGGCCTGCAAGCAATCTTGTTCGCTCATTGTGCATCACCTCCACGGCGAGTTATAGAATCTGTTTGAGTGTCGGCCGGTTCCGCGAGCAGCTTTCGCAGCTTATCTCGAATTCGAAACAACATCGACTTCACTGTTGGAACGCTTTCACCGGAGATGCTGGCGATGTCATCGTACGACATATCGTTGTGATAACGCAAAACAAAAATATTGCGCTGACGCGACGACAATTGCTCGAGAGCGGCGAAGAGTTCTTGCTGCGAGATCTTCAGCTCCACCTCGCGCTCGACATCGATGCTGGAAACAGGCTCCAATGCTGGTTCTGACTCAAGCATGGCGTCAAGGGAACTGATTTGTTTGTTGTCACGCACATAATTCAAACAAGAGTTTGTCGCGATTCTCAAAATCCAGGGCTTAAAATTGGCTCCCCGCCTGAAAGTTCGCAAAGACTTGAAAGCCTTCAAAAATGATTCTTGCGTTAGATCCGCCGCCACCTCGTGAGAACGCACCATCTGAAAAAGCAAGTTATAAACCAATTTTTGATAGCGTCGCAGCAAACGCTCGAAAGCCTTTGTGTCTCCGCCCAGAGTCAAGTCGATCAGCGCCTGATCGTCTGGCTCGTGCTCGAGAAAAGTTCGACTGCTAGTCACTCGGTCCCTGCTTGGAATTACGCTTGATGGTGTCGAGCGGATCATACCCACACCTCACATCTCCCTGTCGAAGGCGCGG is a window of Candidatus Melainabacteria bacterium DNA encoding:
- a CDS encoding threonine/serine dehydratase, which encodes MSQTFNFVEVLRRAVRPTTFVQSRNLSRLAGANVVIASETFQHTGSFKFRAAYNVAQQTEAPHLIAASSGNFGQALACACQLLGKKCTVVMPGTSAQVKIDAVASYGGVVDIVDTTRISRAERVTQLALEHPDAQVVSAYDDQLVIDGNSSLGEELVESGHKFDAVIVPVGGGGLASGIIRALQRHHDHTPVFGAEPQMANDASRSLQKGEIIRNESEPQSIADGARTLSVGLNNWPILQSGLRTIIEVDEAAIEDAVRILFTAANLKVEPTGALAVAALLSKKDWFADQTVCCIASGGNVDAEVYRRILAPNSRL
- the speD gene encoding adenosylmethionine decarboxylase translates to MFGPHLILEAYGCPKDLLADLGLVSQALDAYPAQLDMTKIMPPYVFRYQGTVEDDWGVSGVVLIAESHISIHTFPEKGFVTLDIFSCREFDVQAAIDYFSSVFKPESYEKQLLMRGREFPRSLGRAGIAVESERLRVAAAAV
- the aroF gene encoding 3-deoxy-7-phosphoheptulonate synthase; amino-acid sequence: MDAKLASKKNGDDTTIIKIGNAHCGGKDLMIIGGPCTVESAQQMEQVACKLKTAPVQALRGGVYKPRTSPYAFQGMGMDGLKILNDVRERHQVPVVTEVMSIEQIEAVCAHADMLQIGSRNMQNFELLKALGKVQTPVLLKRGLSATIEEFLMAAEYILACGNPNVIMCERGIRSFDTFTRNVLDLGAVVALKQLTHLPVIVDPSHAAGKRELVADLARAAIACGADGLIIESHPEPEKSVSDARQALSLQDMVDLTTSLRPIAEAVGRRVINADRRQFSIVNSSDKHVKVSFEKDKSGSLLRRLS
- a CDS encoding universal stress protein; protein product: MNILLAVDGSPYSKAALDAVLERPWPDGSAFKVLTVVEPFHPEYAGWQTAYVPLAVEVQAEQMASAKNLIDSSAHQLTEKFGADAVSVEVVEGYIKDRILEIAKSWPADLIVVGSHGRRGFTKFLLGSVSEAIVAHAPCSVEIVKLREHPPVEPAP
- a CDS encoding prephenate dehydrogenase/arogenate dehydrogenase family protein; this translates as MRRPKAPSSNSSNVRAQTRLGEIRTRIDELDSQIAAMLNERLKLAGELTEVKAQLGMAIKDRSREEQVLDRVSKIGETEQMRNAIRNTYERLFELSRQIQQENAIDPQVTTYFPQVTIFGIGLIGGALARLIKRRLPDTKIIGVDRDDVLADALEQGLIDKGVEDQKTALQRSSLIILAASPSQNIELLKEIAPLLSKRKLVIDVTSSKRQIVELAENLNLKGADFIGGHPLFGSERSGLKAALDLSVEGSTFCVVPGEKSSEISVRRLIRWLTTLSFHVEVVGSCEHDAVLARTSHLIQLVAVLIGSQIARDIPDNELAKFARLSGPGLRQFSRLMKSPPTMWREIVAQNKTDIVDALTDLQKGIDDLLSALKTDEVCLDTLFQTASRLPRVLDA
- a CDS encoding sigma-70 family RNA polymerase sigma factor is translated as MIRSTPSSVIPSRDRVTSSRTFLEHEPDDQALIDLTLGGDTKAFERLLRRYQKLVYNLLFQMVRSHEVAADLTQESFLKAFKSLRTFRRGANFKPWILRIATNSCLNYVRDNKQISSLDAMLESEPALEPVSSIDVEREVELKISQQELFAALEQLSSRQRNIFVLRYHNDMSYDDIASISGESVPTVKSMLFRIRDKLRKLLAEPADTQTDSITRRGGDAQ